One Flavobacterium cerinum genomic window, ACTGGAACCGTTGTTACAAAACAGTTCCAATAACGGCGGTACTTGGAAGGAACCGGGAGTAACTTATAAAAAGGTATTTGCTAAAAAAAGAACGATTAAAGAGGGAGCAGAAAGTATCTGGCCTTATGCTGAATCACTAATTAATGAAGGCGTTAAAAAAGGATTTTTAAAGGAGGAATAAGGTAAACATCGGCAATTGTTTTTTACAAACTTTCTGCGCAAGCTTTGCTTAGTACTATTTCATTAGTAGGTTAAACACGGATATTAATTAAGTTTTTTTCTTCCTGTGTCAGGTTTTTAAGCCGGATCTCAACGTTTGTTGATGTGACACTCGATTCACCAAACTCAATATGAACAGCATTCCCAAAAGAATTTAAATTAAATCGTTTCAATTTTCCGATACCACTTACTGAATTATCGTTTATAAGGAAAAAATTAATGTAAATCTTATATTTTCCTATGTTATAAAAAGGAATTATTACCAGACCATTTTCCAGAAAAATTAAATCACATTTTTTAAAACGATAACCTGTATTTCTTCTTCCGGATATAAACGTCTCACTCTTTACCGATTTTTTCTGATATAGAATTTTATCCTTAAAATTGACATAAAGTTCTTCCAGTTGTTTAATTACGTTGTCATTTCTTCTTTTTTGAGTCAAAAAAAACAGTATGACTAGTATTACAATAATTATATAAGAATAGAGTATCATCTTTTTTGTGTGCTATACGTTGTTTACAGTAATTTTATCTGTATCGCTTCCAATCAGAAAAATAACTGAACGGGACAAAACCGCAGTCTTTCAATTTTGATCGTACTTTATTTTTGATTTCTTTGTAATTTGAAAAATGGAATTCCGAAATGTGAACTAAAACTTTATTGTCTTTTATTAAATACAGAATCTCATAGCTTTTCCCTCCTTTAGAAGTTTCAAATGTCGTTTCAAAACCATCTAAATCTTTGAATTTAATTTTCAGTTCCGATTGCAAAATATTTTTTACAACAATTTCGTTATCGGATAAATTCACTGAAATTACTCTTCGTAGTATTACTACAAATAAAAACAAACACGTAATTAGCATAAGTGAACCTACAAATAAAAACTTGATATTATAATTTTCTCCGAAAGCCTCTCCCCTTTTAATAAAAAGATAAACTGGAAGAATTAGGGTCGGAATGATCAAACCGACTTGAATATAAGCTTGATATGTTAATTTAGATTTCAATGCTTAACAAATGTATTTTTAAATTATTATTTATTTCTTTGATTCTCTTTCTTATAGAATAACCGCGGAAAAGTAGCCTCCAGTTCTCCTTTTTTGATCAGTTCGGCAACCTCTTCCTCACTCCATTCATACGGATAATCTACTCCTTTAGCAATACCGATTATTTCCATCGTATCCAAAGCGGTAGTAATGATATTCTCAAAAGCAGTTTCATGAGGCTCAAATATATAATCTCTTGTTGTAATGGCAATATATTCAATAGTTCTGTTATCTAATGATCGAAACTCAACTCCAATATCATAGGGAGCCAATCCTTCAAATTTTTCTTTACTGCCTCTATAATTTACTAATCCGCCGGTTCTGTGATTTCTAAGCTTTTCAATAGCCTCATCCCTTTCTTGTTTTGACTCCGGATAAATGGATTCAGATTCAAATATATAATCTTCACCATCATCTGTATCGATATCGCAAAGAATAACAGAATCGAATGGTTCTTCTTCAAATTCAAAGTTATTTTTCCTGAAAACGGCATCCATCTTATCAAATACGTCTTTCATATTTGACGGCGGAACGACTATTACTATAACCTGGCTAAAATGAGACATTTTCTATTTTGAATTTCTTTTAATTGTTTAGCAAGAATGCCTTTATTATCAAAACCCATGCTTGTGCGAGCGTCTCGCTCGTGCAGAAACCGGATTCACGAGCGAGACGCTCGCGCCAGCAGAAAGGCTTTATTATTTCAAATCGATTCCATCAACATACGTTTCGATATTTTTTGTTTTAAGATAGAAAACATAATTCTTTAAATCCTCTCTTTTTTCGCGATCTTCAATAACAAATCGTTGTGTTATAATACCGGTTGTTGTTTTAATTTCAATTTTGTTGTTTGCTCCTTCACTACTTCTGTTATAACCTCTTGTTCTTACTGCTCTTAAATGTATTTTTTTTACTTTTTGTAGATCAATACAATTCTCATTGATCTCAATACTATTTTCTGTTAATCTTATCTTTCCTGTAATATGATAAAGCGCATCAATATTGCAATTGAGTGCCCTGTAAATACTAATCATAAAAGCTATGATTCCAAATATCAGTAGTATTGCTACCAGCACTGCGATAAGATTACTAAACGGAATATTATTTTTTTGTAAAATCATCAGTATAAAAGCACCCAAAAACCCTGAAACAGTTATACAATCCAAGATTTTAGGGATTCTTTTTCGCTTTCCGTGCGCCAGTAATTCGATTGTTATTTTTGATTTTTCAATTTCCATTTAGTTGCTATAACTTAAAAATACTTTATAATTCTTTTAATCATTTACCGTTTTTTCAAATCTGCTTAATGTTTCGGCATATTTTTCCTGATGGTACGACCAGTCTTTGTCCGGGAAAAGCAACGGGAGTGTTTTTGCAGCCACGCGCATGTCTTCTAAAACCTCTTCAATCCGTGGAATTTTCGCAGTGATGTCGATGTAAAAATATTGCCATCCTTTAAAACCGTAATTTTCAAATAAAAGTTCCATGTAGCGATAATAATCGAAATTAAGTTTTACGTACCAATCACGTCTAAAAAATACAATAGGAGGCGGAAATGTACTTCCTGGTCCTTGTATGATAAAACACCCTCTCATAGAATCGTCTACCCCTTTCGGAAGGTTTTCGAACCTTTGCAATTTTTTTGAAAAATCTTCCTCCCCACTTACATTAGTACTCTCGTTAAAATACTCATCTCCAAAATCACAGATGGACTCCGAGGGGCTGTTCAGTACGAAACCGCCTCTTAATGTAGTTTCATTCCGCAATTTTAATTGGCTATCCCAATTCAATTTTACGGAACAAAAATTATAATACTCAAGATCTTTTTCAAGTAAAGTGATATTCTCCTCGGCGAATTCTTTTTTTCGCCGTTCCATAAACCTTTCGGAGGCGCTTCGACTCTATAATAATTTTGCTCGCTGTATTTCCCTAATTCGATATTGGGATTGTTTTGAAGTTCTTCCAGGCATTTCAGGAATTTTTCTGTAATGGTCATATTGTTGTTTTGTTTTATCTTTTTAATAATGTTTTATCTAAGCATTCTGTAATTTGTCGGCTTATCGCGAATAAGTCATAAGTCGGTTTACTTTATGCAAATCGGATTCATGGTTAACGTTTATCCGCTGCAATGTAGGAATTTGCAGCTAAAAAATTCCACTGTCCAAAAATAGAAAGATAATAATTGAAATTTTATTGGAATGTACGAACGTAACAGTTAAATGTGTAAGCGTAGGTTATAAGTATAAAACCGTACTCGTTTACCCTCTTTATCATCGCGAGCATCTTGCTCTTGAATACAATTTTTCTGCAACAATACCATACAATCTTCCCTTGTTGGCACGAGTCGGTAGCTTGTCAACATTTATACGCTCAGCGCTCGACTTGATTTTTAGAAAACTGTCGGATTTTATTATCGCTGCCGGATCTCACTAAATAACCCGGTTATTGTAAGTATTTTCATTTTTAAAACATATCCCGAAAGAACGAATATCCCGTAATAGTTTACAGTAATTCACTTATAGGTCGCAATTGTTCATTGGCTCCGATTTTTTCTTGCTTTTGAACTATCATTGCAACCTATTATTGATTTTCAAATATTAATAGCAATCGTAAATTAATTAACCCGCAATACCAAACATGAAAAGAATAATTACAATTTTATTGATGTCACTAAGTCTACAGTTGTCAGCACAATGTATTCAAAAGGCCGGCGCAGGATCATCCTCCACTTTTGTAATCAAAGCAGACGGAACACTTTGGGCTTGGGGTAGAAATAACTACGGCCAATTGGGAATCGGCAATCTTGTCAATACTCCGGCAAAAACTAAAGTCGGTACTGCTTCAAACTGGCAGAGCATAGAAGGCGGCCAATTTCATACAGTCGCCATAAAAGCAGACGGGTCACTTTGGACATGGGGTTATAATGCCAGCGGCCAGTTAGGACTTAATAATACCACTAACAAAAACATCCCAACTCAAGTATCCTCAAGTAATATCTGGGCTAGCGTAGCTGCCGGATATGACCATACGGTGGCGATTACGAATGATGGAACCCTGTATGCCTGGGGACTCAACGATCATGGCCAGTTAGGTGACGGTAGCAGTAGCAACAGGACCACTCCCCGATTTATCGGAACGGGTTGGAAGAGTGTTTCCGCAGGAAGCAATGTCACAATCGCTATAAAAACGGATGGAACACTTTGGGGTTGGGGCGAAGGTAGTCAGGTTGGTGATGGTACGACTACCGACAAATATTCACCTGTTCAGCTTGGAACAGACACTAATTGGAAGAGCGTAAGCCGTGGTGTAAGTCATACCTTAGCCGTAAAAACGGATGGAACACTTTGGGCTTGGGGAACGAACGGACGTGGTCAATTAGGTAACGGTACTACTTCCGGAGGCTCACTACCTACGCAAGTGGGAACCGAAACCAACTGGGAAAGCGCTAAAGCAGGTTTTTTCTTCAGTATCGGAAAGAAAACCGACGGTACGATATGGTCGTGGGGACAAGGTACTTACCATCAATTGGGCTTAGGAGCAAGCACTGCGAATGTATTGGTTCCTACCCAAATTGGCACTGAAAATGACTGGCATACCATTTCAGTAGGTACAAGTTCACTATTTGCCGGAGCTATAAAAAATGATGGTTCTTTCTGGGCCTGGGGCTATAACAATTACTCGCAATTGGGTGACGGGCTTACGGCGCAACTGCAAGTACCGACATTCATTATCTGTCCGGGAAGTACAAGCATAACGGAAACCGCTTGTGACAGCTATACATGGGCAGATACCGGAATAACTTACACTACAAGCGGAGTGTATATCAATTCGGTTACCAATAATGAATTGCATTTAACAATCAACAACAGTACAACATCAACTGCAACCGAGACGGCTTGTGATAGTTATACCTGGGCGGAAAACGGAACAACTTATACAACAAGCGGAACCTACACCAACGTTACAACTAACGCTTCCGGATGTACAAACACCGCAACACTAAATCTTACGATCAATAATAGTACGACATCAACTGCAACCGAAACGGCTTGCGACAGTTATACATGGGCGGAAAACGGAACAACTTACACAACAAGCGGAACCTACACCAATGTTACAACTAACACTTCCGGATGTACAAACACCGCAACGTTAAATCTTACGATCAACAACAGTACGACATCAAGCGTGACTGAAACGGCTTGTGATAGCTATACTTGGGCGGAAAACGGAACAACTTACACAACCAGCGGAACCTACACCAACGTTACAACGAACCCTTCCGGATGTACGAACACCGCAACGTTAAACCTTACGATTAACAACAGTACGACATCAAATGTTACCGAAACAGCTTGTGATAGTTATACCTGGGCGGAAAACGGAACAACTTATACAACAAGCGGAACCTACACCAACGTTACAACTAATGCTTCCGGATGTACGAACACTGCAACGTTAAACCTAACAATTAATAATAGTACGACATCAAATGTTACCGAAACAGCTTGTGACAGTTATACCTGGGCGGAAAACGGAACAACTTATACAACAAGCGGAACCTACACCAACGTTACAACTAATGCTTCCGGATGTACGAACACTGCAACGTTAAACCTAACAATTAATAATAGTACGACATCAAATGTTACCGAAACAGCTTGTGACAGTTATACCTGGGCGGAAAACGGAACGACATATACAACAAGCGGAACCTACACCAATGTTACAACTAACACTTCCGGATGTACGAACACTGCAACGTTAAACCTGACAATCAACAGCAGTACAACATCAACTGCAACCGAAACGGCTTGTGACAGTTATACCTGGGCGGAAAACGGAACAACTTATACAACAAGCGGAACCTACACCAATGTTACAACGAACACTTCCGGATGTACGAATACTGCAACGTTAAACCTTACGATTAACAACAGTACGACATCAACTGCAACCGAGACGGCTTGTGACAGTTATACCTGGGCGGAAAACGGAACAACTTATACAACAAGCGGAACCTACACCAATGTTACAACGAACACTTCCGGATGTACGAATACTGCAACGTTAAACCTTACGATTAACAACAGTACGACATCAACTGCAACCGAGACGGCTTGTGACAGTTATACCTGGGCGGAAAACGGAACAACTTATACAACAAGCGGAACCTATACCAACGTTACAACTAACCCTTCCGGATGTACGAACACCGCAACGTTAAACCTGACAATCAACAACAGTACGACATCAACTGCAACCGAAACGGCTTGTGATAGTTATACCTGGGCGGAAAACGGAACGACATATACAACAAGCGGAACCTACACCAACGTTACAACTAACGCTTCCGGATGCACAAACACCGCAACGTTAAATCTGACAATCAACAACAGTACGACATCAAGTGTGACCGAAACGGCTTGTGATAGTTATACCTGGGCGGAAAACGGAACAACTTATACAACAAGCGGAACTTATACCAACGTTACAACTAATACTTCCGGATGTACCGACACGTCAATATTAAATTTAATCATAAACAATTCAGAATCTCCAGTTGGTGAATCGTCCCAGATAATAACCGGCAATGCAACAATCGCTGATATTGTTATCAGTCCGTCAACTGTTGTTTGGTATGCATCTGAATCGGATGCAATATCGCATACTAATCCGCTGAGCAGTACTACAGCTTTGGTGAACGATGCTACTTATTACGCAGTCAATACGACTAGTCAAGGCTGTAGCAGCGCACCATATCCGGTAACGGTTTCAGTTACATTGGCTACGAATTCTTTTGATGATACACAGTTTAGCTTTTATCCGAATCCTACTTCGAACGTACTGTACCTTAAATATGACCGTACAATTAATACTATAAGTGTAAATAATGTATTGGGTCAGGAAGTATATGCCAAATCGCTAAATGCGAAAGATGGTGTAGTAGATTTTTCGAATTTACCATCAGGAAATTACTTTGTTAGGGTAACTAGTGGTGATTTCGTGAAAATTATTACAATTATAAAAAGATAAAACAAATTGTTAATTACAAAAAATCCCAAATTCCGATAAGAGTTTGGGATTTTTTTATTGATTTCCCTGAATGGAATTTGATGCAAAATAAATTTATTTTATTGGCAGAAGCGGATGAAAACGATTCATTAAGAACAGCTAACTTGGCTTTTTCTTTGTGGAGTGTCAGGGACTGTAATCGAACACTTAATTCCAATCTTAACTTTTTTTGAAAACTTAAAACAGGCTTTTAAAGAATTAAAAATCCTTTTGATATTTTTTACTTTTAAAAGTAACTGTAAACAGGTGATATTAGTTCGAGACCATTCATAAGCCTTTACTTTATAAACAAATTAACTTGCTCTAAAAGATGACTTTAAAAACATACAGTTTTATAATACATCTTAACTTTGTATATGCTAATTTGCACAAACGAATAAAATGTAACTAAGGAGACATTACAGATTAATAAACATGACAAAAGAAGAGTCTATCAAAGAGTATTGCTTTAGAATCAATAAAAGCATAGATTATATTAAAGAAAATCTTCATGAAGAACTCTCTTTAGAAAAACTGGCTGGTCTTTCCAATTTTTCAAAATTTCATTTTCATAGAATTTTTAAATCCGTAACGGGAACGACTATTAATGAGTTTATTAAAAATGCAAAAATAGAAAGAGCTCTATTTTTCTTAATGAACAATCAGTCAAAAACTATGAACGAAATTGCTAATGACTGTGGTTTTTCAAGTCTTTCCTCTTTTTCAAGGAGTTTTCGTGAAATCAAACAGATAACACCAAGTGAATGGAAAAAACTTTATAATAATAGCAATATTGGTATAACAGATAGCAATATTGGAAAAATGCAGTCCGAAATCGAAAGCTACCTTGCACTCAAATTAAATAATTTAAAAAAGATTGAAATGAGTGAAATTGTAAAACTTGATTTTGAAATCAAAAAGTTGGAAGAGTTTAATGTTATTTATATCAGAAACCTCAATATCAATAATCATGACAGCGAAACATTTGGAAAAATGTTTGAGCAGCTTTTTAGCTGGGCCACTCCAAGAAATTTAGTTAATTTTCCTGAAACCAAAGCATTAACCGTTTATCGAAGCAATGCTAATTTATCCGGAATGCTCCAGGCTGATGTTTGTTTGTCTGTTCCTGAAGGAATCGTTGGAGAAGGATTAATTGGCAATACAAGAATAAGCGGAGGATTATATGCTATTTTCCATAAAGAAGCACCAATATCTGAATGCTTCAAAACATGGAATTACATTTACGAAGTATGGTTTGAAGAAAACGGTTACCAACCGGATAATAGAAATTTCTTTCTAAGTCATTTAAATGATCCTAAATTACATCCTGAAAATCTTCATATTATTGACATTTACATACCAATTAAGTTATTGTGAGAATTGTGATATGCAAGCTTTAATAAAATCAAATTAAATTTTATGAAATTGTCATTTATTGTATCATTCTCTTTGACAGATAATGGTTTACGATTTAATTTTAGACTGAAGTATCTCTAAGAGAATTTAAAAAATATTTAAATCAAGGTCTTTATTGAAAGAAAAAAACGATAAAAAAATAAAGCCACTGTAAGACAGCCCCTTTATTTGTTTTTCTGTGGGCGATGAGGGATTCGACCCCCCGCCCCCCCCTTGCTGGCGCGAGCGTCTCGCTCGTGCAGAAACTATATTCACGAGCGAGACGCTCGCGCCAGCAGGGGGAACATTAAATTGTTCCAGATTAAAATTGCACAAAATTGTAGAATAATATTACTGCACACAACAGCAGTCACGGCTTATTACTAGATTTCATAAACCGGAAAATTTTTTCCTCACGAAAAAATTCTATCTTAGTGGAGAAAACTCGTTTCGCTTAACCGCAACAAGCCGTGGCTGCGAAACGTTATGCGATATGCTAAGAACTTGCTGATTAAAACTAAGCAATTAACCTAAAAACGCATTTATGAAATTTTTTAAATTTTTATTTACTTTATTTGGATTGTTACTTTTAGCTGGTTGTCGACTTGAAAATGCACCTAAAGGTTTAATGATAGATTATCCATATTTTATAACCAAAGATTCAATGTTTGTTAAAAAAATAATGGTTCCAAAGGGAACCGAGTTAATTTATCAAGAGGATGGTTTTAACAAAGGTAAACAAGAAAAAATTTTGAACGAAGAAAATCTCAAGACAATAAAACTTCACAATGGTGCAACAATCGATTGGGGAGGCGTACCCGTTTATGAAATTGAACTTTTTTTTAATACCAAGATGCATGGATTTACAGTTTATGCAAACTTTTACAGATTGAGTAAAGACAAAAAAACTAAATTTTCCGAGTTATGGCAAAGCTGTAATGATGGATTAGGTGTGACTGTAAAAAATCTTAATGATTGGTCTTTTAATCCTAAAAACATCTCTGATATTGAAAGTTGTAGTGTAAGCTACCAGCGATATTTCAAAGAAGATGCAAAGCAGCAAAAATTTTTGGATTCTATTTATAATGAAGTAACTAAAAAAAAATAAAGCTAAACTAATAAGCACATCGCATAACAGCGGTTAAACCCTTGCTGGCGCGAGCGTCTCGCTCGTACACAAACTATATTCACGAGCGACACACTCGCTCCAGCAGGGGATCGTAATTTTTAATCTACAGCTTCTCTTCCTTTTTTGTAAATACCCAAACTTCTTGTTTTTATAAATCCATCTTTTTGAATTTTTATATCAATTAATTCTTTGCTTAATGGATATTGATGATATTTCATTAAACGTAATTGATAGCCATTTTCAATTTTTTTATATTGACTCGCTTTCAATTCAGTGTCTAATTGATAACCATAAGTATGAGCCAAAAGTATAGCCTCTTCTAAGTTATCTATTTCACCAATAAAATTTCTAAATTCTTCATCGGTTCGGATATATTTTACTTTTTGGTTCACAATAGTTGTCACATAATTACAGCGATAACTCGGATGTCCCCCTTCAAATATTCCATATGGTTCAAATTTTTGAGTTATTTCTTTTTTCAATAAAGTATCACCACCTTCCTTTAGGATTGTTCGACTAATTTTCTGGTCACCATAGCTTTCATGGTAAGATGAATAGGCCCAATATTGAAAATTATCATTTGGTACAATTTTCTTCCCGATACTATCTAAATAATTATATTTCAAACTGTAGTCTATTTTTCGAAATTTTGTGTCGCTTTTTTCAATCTCTTCTTTTTTTGAACAAGAAATTAATAAAACTAAAAGTATAAATGTAATCCTCATTTTTAAGATTTTTTAGAGTCATGTCGAAAAACGTTTCCCCTTGTTGGTTACAGGCTGTTACCAGAAGCTGACCTTTCTTTTTCTAATCTTTTTCTTTCAAGCAAAATAGCATTTGATAAATCTTTCTGAAAATGATTTTTATAATATTTATAATAATCACGGTTACGAGTATGTTTATATCCCAATTTCATTTCAAAAATTATCTGATCATTTATTTCGACTACAAGAGCTTGCATTTCCGCAGGTTTTGGAATTACTGTGTATGCTGATTTGGTACGCAATTTTCCATCAAAGTTTACGTAAGTATACATCGCAAAATAAACATCCGCAATCGTAAGCACTTTATTTTTTAGATTTTTATTGTTTGGCAAATAGGCTTTCGACAATACATTAAGTCTTGAAACTTTACGTATAAGAGTATCATAGTCAATCATTTTAATAAAACTCTCCTTGTACTTTGCTAATGCTTGCAAATTTTTAGGTGGTTCTTTTCGGTTTGCAAGAACTTCAACTTTTTCTTCCATATCTTTAAAAAGTAAAAACAATCCTTTGTAATGAGAATCTAAAAAACTTAGTATTTCAAGAACCTCTTCGAGTTTACCTAATCTTAATTGTTTTTTTAAATTTTGCCTCGTAAAGTAAATACTAATGATTGAAATAGCAATTGCTATAGACGAAAACACAATAGGAATAATTTTATAAATATCGATTTCCATAATTATTATAAAGGTTTTTTCCAATCTCTAGTAACGTTCTCACATTACAGCAGGCTTAGGACTAAATTAAGTTTATCTTCGGATTTGCCAAATAATCCACTTTGCTGGCATAAAGGAAAAGGAGAAGAAGATCTAAGAGATTTTGGCTTAATGATGCTTGAATCGAGATATGAAAGTGCAGTTGCAGTTGGTGAAGCCTTTAACAAGGAAGGCAAAACAGATATTATTCTGAAATCAGATAATGGAAGTAATCTTTTTGTTGCTGAGTGCAAAGTCTGGCATGGGGCAGTACAATTTCATGAAGCTATTGATCAGCTTTTTGGCTATCTTACATGGAGAGATACAAAGTCAACTTTGATATTTTTTGTACGCAATGCAGACTTTACAAGTGTCCTCGCTAAAATTAAAGAAGAGGCGCAGAAGCATCCCCTTTTTATGGAGTATGTCGGCGATAGAGCGGAAACAAATTTTTCTTTCAATTTTAAACACAAAGAAGATGGAGAAAGAGTAATCAAAATTGAGATAATGGCATTTTCATTTCCAGCTAACTAATTATTTGACGATTACTACTTTAGAATTAAAAAAGGAACTCATTAATTTAAGCTATAATTGTTGTACTTATGTTGTACCAAAATAAAAGCCCCGCAAGGAAATCCTTGCGGGGCTTGTGTTTTCTTGGTGGGCGATGAGGGGTTCGAACCCCCGACCCCCTCGGTGTAAACGAGGTGCTCTGAACCAGCTGAGCTAATCGCCCTAATTTCTGTAATCAGCAATTGTGTTCCTGATTACGGGTGCAAATATAGGCAAGATATTCGATTTTACAAGCCTTTTTCAAAAAAAATGTTCTTTTTAATCCTTTATAATTCCTGTTATTCTTTGCATTTATCCGACATTCAACACTAACATTTTAAAGATCAAACAGATGTCGTTATTCCGAAACAAATTCAAGTTGTCTGAAAATCGGTACAAGCGCATGCCCTTTATCCGTAAGAGTATATTCTATATGTAGCGGTTTTTGCTGAATCACTTTTTTTTCCAGTAATCCGAACTCCTCCAATTCCCGTAAGGCCACCGAAATTGTTTGTTTATTTGATCCTTTTATATTCCGTAATAAAGTATTAAACCGGATCGGACCTTCCAGTGCATGACGAAATAACTGTGCTTTGTATTTTCCGGACAATAGTTTTAATAAACCTTGTGCCGGGCAATCATAAGCTTCATTGGTATCTTTTTCCATGGTCATTTTTTTCAGACTAATTGACTTGTATTGAAATTCTTTCAAACTTTGTATCAAAACTACGAATTTATTAGCAAACCATTTTTGAACTATTAAAAGCCATGCCTTAATAAAAATGAAACTATTATCGTTACTATTAATACTGATCAGCAGTGTAAGCTGCCAATCGCAAACCCAATCCAAGATG contains:
- a CDS encoding RCC1 domain-containing protein; amino-acid sequence: MKRIITILLMSLSLQLSAQCIQKAGAGSSSTFVIKADGTLWAWGRNNYGQLGIGNLVNTPAKTKVGTASNWQSIEGGQFHTVAIKADGSLWTWGYNASGQLGLNNTTNKNIPTQVSSSNIWASVAAGYDHTVAITNDGTLYAWGLNDHGQLGDGSSSNRTTPRFIGTGWKSVSAGSNVTIAIKTDGTLWGWGEGSQVGDGTTTDKYSPVQLGTDTNWKSVSRGVSHTLAVKTDGTLWAWGTNGRGQLGNGTTSGGSLPTQVGTETNWESAKAGFFFSIGKKTDGTIWSWGQGTYHQLGLGASTANVLVPTQIGTENDWHTISVGTSSLFAGAIKNDGSFWAWGYNNYSQLGDGLTAQLQVPTFIICPGSTSITETACDSYTWADTGITYTTSGVYINSVTNNELHLTINNSTTSTATETACDSYTWAENGTTYTTSGTYTNVTTNASGCTNTATLNLTINNSTTSTATETACDSYTWAENGTTYTTSGTYTNVTTNTSGCTNTATLNLTINNSTTSSVTETACDSYTWAENGTTYTTSGTYTNVTTNPSGCTNTATLNLTINNSTTSNVTETACDSYTWAENGTTYTTSGTYTNVTTNASGCTNTATLNLTINNSTTSNVTETACDSYTWAENGTTYTTSGTYTNVTTNASGCTNTATLNLTINNSTTSNVTETACDSYTWAENGTTYTTSGTYTNVTTNTSGCTNTATLNLTINSSTTSTATETACDSYTWAENGTTYTTSGTYTNVTTNTSGCTNTATLNLTINNSTTSTATETACDSYTWAENGTTYTTSGTYTNVTTNTSGCTNTATLNLTINNSTTSTATETACDSYTWAENGTTYTTSGTYTNVTTNPSGCTNTATLNLTINNSTTSTATETACDSYTWAENGTTYTTSGTYTNVTTNASGCTNTATLNLTINNSTTSSVTETACDSYTWAENGTTYTTSGTYTNVTTNTSGCTDTSILNLIINNSESPVGESSQIITGNATIADIVISPSTVVWYASESDAISHTNPLSSTTALVNDATYYAVNTTSQGCSSAPYPVTVSVTLATNSFDDTQFSFYPNPTSNVLYLKYDRTINTISVNNVLGQEVYAKSLNAKDGVVDFSNLPSGNYFVRVTSGDFVKIITIIKR
- a CDS encoding winged helix-turn-helix transcriptional regulator; this translates as MEKDTNEAYDCPAQGLLKLLSGKYKAQLFRHALEGPIRFNTLLRNIKGSNKQTISVALRELEEFGLLEKKVIQQKPLHIEYTLTDKGHALVPIFRQLEFVSE
- a CDS encoding AraC family transcriptional regulator, which encodes MTKEESIKEYCFRINKSIDYIKENLHEELSLEKLAGLSNFSKFHFHRIFKSVTGTTINEFIKNAKIERALFFLMNNQSKTMNEIANDCGFSSLSSFSRSFREIKQITPSEWKKLYNNSNIGITDSNIGKMQSEIESYLALKLNNLKKIEMSEIVKLDFEIKKLEEFNVIYIRNLNINNHDSETFGKMFEQLFSWATPRNLVNFPETKALTVYRSNANLSGMLQADVCLSVPEGIVGEGLIGNTRISGGLYAIFHKEAPISECFKTWNYIYEVWFEENGYQPDNRNFFLSHLNDPKLHPENLHIIDIYIPIKLL